The following coding sequences lie in one Syngnathus scovelli strain Florida chromosome 1, RoL_Ssco_1.2, whole genome shotgun sequence genomic window:
- the dysf gene encoding dysferlin isoform X8 — MLRVFILCAERLHTPDDDISDAYCTVTHEGSKKKTKVIKNNPNPVWNEGFEWDLKGVPLDPGAELHCVVKDHEKMGRNRFLGESRLALRDVLSSPNFAASFTVSLLDTKRNNTGATLTLQISYIPPPGSAPIFQSPSLPEPLPHTNPNVEMDTVTMISLDTLGEEDTESMIMLEVPEEQGADDGRSMVVVGPQGHQGQDSPAAQTPKRSPPSYNTHGGLKKRRRGASSRPKALANKPQDIQVRMRIIQARQLPGVNINPVVKVSVAGQSRRTRIRKGNNPTFDETFFLNFFETPSDLFDEPIFITVCDSRSLRTDAVIGEFKLDVGAIYSEHRHCYLRKWLLLCDPDDLSAGVRGYLKVSLWVLAAGDEPPADKRECVEDKEDIEGNLLRPAGLSLRGAAFTLRVFRAEDLPQMDDAFMDGVKQIFGFDSNRKNLVDPLVEIHFAGKTVCTKVLEKNANPQWHQSLTMPIRFPSMCEKMRIRLLDWDRASHNDVIGTAHLCMSKISAPGGEIEVDDTLGFLPTFGPCFVNFYGSPREFSTFNDPHEALNLGKGEGVAYRGRVLVELTTKLVDKPEPKNEDIPSDDLLVVEKFLRKRKFSLFVAFYSATHLQDVDDAIQFEVSIGNYGNKFDYSCLPLASTTQFSRAVFDGCHYYYLPWGNVKPVVVLSSAWEDIAPRIEALNMLLAALDRLEANLQRVQLEIKAGSDMDELELRVVEMLDQVIIDCSQELPSLERWPCATPLDRSLRHIRSLHLQQIMAAALALKHGPATELSTVMEQAEDWASRLRDLAEEPQNSLPDIVIWMLQGERRVAYHRIPAHTVLYSERHGGKHCGQLQTIFLKYPQGGDGEAKLPGQLRIKVWFGLAADDKHFNVYAEGKLSVFAETYENQTRLALVGSWGTTGLTCPKFSDVTGRVKLPKESFKPSPGWTWAGDWYISPERTLLFDADAGHMTYTEEVFENQMRLPGGQWIGMNEGYTDVNGEKAVPKDDVECPPGWVWEEPEWSEDLNRGVDDHGWEYGITIPPDRRPKSWVPAEKMYHTNRRRRWMRMRRRDQQKMDALRKQRPDEAMWEGWEYTSLFGWRFHLKPRKTDSFRRRRWRCRMEPLEKTGPAAIFALECSLSSIEDKHDDKSVTTTFGVNRPTISCFFDRGTRYHLRCYLYQARDLMAMDKDSFSDPYAIVSFLHQSQKTVTVRNTLNPTWDQTLIFYDVEIFGDPEATVASPPHVVVELYDQDTYGADEFMGRCVCSPSLSRSPSLAWFPIRRADKDAGELLAAFELIRREKPAVHHVPGLEADIGASSHVLDELMFPGFLCDSAQIWPEESDLPCLPPQREPNVFVVPQGIKPVLQRTAIEVLAWGVRNLKSFQLASVTSPSLQVECGGTTVQSCVIRSVKKKANFDVNTLFLDVRLPLEELYMPPIVIKVIDNRQFGRKPVVGQCTIRSLEEYRCSPGEEDEEAGQTDQSEADESQGLMPRLVSGDVFITVDDEEPLIPHQEEELMDWWSKFYASTGETNKCGTYLEQGSDTLQVYDRELEKVEAFGGLSDFCQTFKLRRGKTQGEGEDPSVVGQFKGMFKIYALPDDPMAPPPPRKFRKLPPNGVEECLVRVYVIQARGLQPKDANGKCDPYVKITLGKKTVNDHENYIPCTLEPVFGKMFELSCSLPQEKDLHVTLYDHDRLTKDEKIGETVIDLENRFLSKYGAGCGLPQSYCLSGVNRWRDQLTPRQLLSGLCERRNLRKPIYHRDTVLFRGVQYTKADLADGLKCQRHLGPIEERLSLHILRQMGLVPEHVETRALYNPLQPDIEQGRLMIWVDLFPKSLGPPGPPFNITPRKAKKFLLRCIIWNTSDVILDDVSISGEKMSDIYVKGWLDGHEHNKQKTDVHYRSLDGEANFNYRFVFPFLYLPAEQLCVVDKKEHFWNLDKSESKLAPRLTIQVWDNDKFSFDDYLGHLVMDLNRMIRPAKSPEKCDLHLLEQPADPRVSLFEQKTVKGWWPCVREQDGQKLLAGKVEMSLEIVTEQEEEERPAGLGRDEPNVNPHLEEPRRPETSFLWFSSPYKTMRFILWRRYKWFIICFLIFFLIFLFVCVFLYSFPNYAAMRMVGPFGPARVAE, encoded by the exons ATGCTGCGTGTTTTCATTCTGTGTGCAGAACGCCTGCATACGCCGGATGACGACATCAGCGACGCCTACTGCACCGTCACCCATGAAG GGTCTAAGAAGAAGACCAAGGTCATCAAGAACAACCCCAATCCCGTTTGGAACGAG GGCTTTGAATGGGATCTTAAGGGAGTTCCTTTGGACCCGGGAGCTGAGCTTCACTGCGTCGTTAAGGACCATGAGAAGATGGGGAGGAACAG GTTTCTGGGTGAAAGTCGGCTCGCCCTCAGAGACGTGCTCAGTTCTCCCAACTTCGCCGCGTCCTTCACCGTCTCTTTGCTGGACACCAAGAGGAACAACACGGGG gctacaCTCACCTTGCAGATTTCCTACATCCCACCCCCAGGATCAGCTCCCATCTTCCAGTCCCCATCGCTACCTGAGCCCCTGCCTCACACCAACCCCAATGTGGAAATGGACACTGTCACAA TGATCTCCCTGGACACACTGGGCGAGGAGGACACGGAGAGCATGATCATGCTGGAGGTCCCGGAGGAGCAGGGTGCGGACGACGGGCGCTCTATGGTTGTGGTCGGCCCCCAGGGGCATCAGGGACAGGATTCGCCCGCCGCCCAGACCCCCAAACGCTCACCGCCGTCTTACAACACTCACGGAGGGCTGAAGAAGAGGCGTAGGGGTGCCAGTAGTCGTCCCAAAGCACTGGCTAACAAGCCTCAGGACATTCAG GTTCGCATGAGAATCATCCAGGCTCGACAGCTGCCGGGCGTCAACATCAACCCTGTCGTCAAAGTTTCGGTAGCAGGGCAGAGTAGGAGGACGCGCATCCGCAAAGGCAACAACCCCACTTTTGATGAG ACTTTTTTCTTGAACTTCTTTGAAACGCCGTCCGACTTGTTTGACGAACCCATCTTCATCACG GTGTGCGACTCGCGCTCACTCAGAACCGACGCCGTCATCGGAGAATTCAAG CTGGACGTGGGCGCCATCTACAGCGAGCATC GACACTGCTACTTGAGGAAGTGGCTGCTCCTTTGTGACCCCGACGACCTGTCTGCTGGGGTTCGAGGTTACCTCAAAGTCAGCCTGTGGGTGTTGGCCGCCGGAGACGAGCCGCCG GCAGATAAGCGCGAGTGCGTGGAGGACAAGGAGGACATCGAGGGGAACCTTCTGAGACCCGCCGGCTTGTCCCTCAGAGGCGCAGCCTTCACTTTAAGGGTCTTCAGGGCCGAGGACCTTCCTCAGA TGGACGACGCCTTCATGGATGGAGTGAAGCAGATTTTTGGATTCGACAGCAACAGGAAGAACTTGGTGGATCCTCTGGTGGAGATCCATTTTGCCGGCAAAACA GTCTGCACAAAGGTTCTGGAGAAGAATGCCAATCCGCAGTGGCACCAGAGTCTCACAATGCCAATTCGG TTTCCGTCCATGTGTGAGAAGATGAGGATTCGACTTCTTGACTG GGACCGAGCCAGTCATAATGATGTCATCGGCACCGCCCACctctgtatgtccaagatttccGCACCTGGAGGCGAGATTGAGG TGGACGACACGCTGGGATTCCTTCCCACCTTTGGTCcctgttttgtcaatttttacgGCAGTCCCAGAGAGTTCAGCACCTTCAATGACCCCCATGAAGCCCTGAACCTCGGAAAA GGGGAGGGCGTGGCCTATCGAGGTCGAGTCTTGGTGGAGCTGACCACAAAGCTGGTGGACAAACCGGAGCCCAAAAATGAAGACATCCCGTCAGATGATCTGCTCGTGGTTGAG AAGTTCCTCAGGAAAAGGAAGTTCTCCCTCTTTGTGGCGTTCTACTCTGCCACGCATCTCCAGGACGTTGACGACGCAATCCAGTTTGAGGTCAGCATCGGCAACTACGGCAACAAGTTTGACTACAGCTGCCTGCCGCTGGCCTCCACCACGCAGTTCAGCAGAGCCGTGTTTGACG GTTGTCACTACTATTACCTCCCGTGGGGGAACGTGAAGCCGGTGGTTGTTCTGTCGTCGGCGTGGGAAGATATCGCTCCGAGGATCGAGGCTCTCAACATGCTTTTGGCCGCGCTGGACCGATTG gAGGCCAACTTGCAGCGGGTGCAGCTGGAAATAAAGGCGGGAAGCGATATGGACGAGCTGGAGCTCCGAGTGGTGGAGATGTTGGATCAGGTGATCATAGACTGCAG TCAGGAGCTGCCTTCTCTTGAACGCTGGCCGTGCGCGACCCCGCTGGACCGCTCGCTCCGACACATCCGCTCTCTGCACCTGCAGCAGATCATGGCGGCGGCGCTGGCACTCAAACACGGACCTGCCACGGAACTTTCCACCGTCATGGAGCAGGCAGAGGACTGGGCCAGCCGGCTCAGGGACTTGGCTGAAGAG CCCCAGAACAGCCTTCCCGACATCGTGATCTGGATGCTGCAGGGTGAACGGAGGGTGGCGTACCATCGCATTCCAGCACACACCGTCCTCTACTCTGAGCGTCACGGTGGCAAACACTGCGGACAGCTGCAGACCATCTTCCTCAAA TATCCACAAGGTGGCGATGGAGAGGCCAAACTTCCCGGTCAGCTCAGGATCAAAGTTTGGTTCGGACTGGCTGCCGACGACAAACACTTCAACGTCTACGCTGAAGGAAAGCTGTCCGTCTTTGCAGAAACG TATGAAAATCAGACTCGGCTCGCCCTAGTGGGCAGCTGGGGGACGACGGGTCTTACTTGCCCCAAGTTCAGTGACGTGACAGGAAGGGTAAAACTGCCCAAGGAGAGTTTCAAACCCTCGCCTGGCTGGACCTGGGCTGGGGACTGGTACATAAGTCCCGAGAGGAC ACTGCTGTTTGATGCGGATGCCGGTCACATGACCTACACGGAGGAAGTCTTTGAAAACCAGATGAGGTTACCTGGCGGCCAGTGGATTGGCATGAATGAAGGCTACACCGACGTG AATGGCGAGAAGGCCGTGCCTAAAGACGATGTGGAGTGTCCTCCGGGTTGGGTGTGGGAGGAGCCAGAGTGGAGCGAGGACCTCAACAGAGGCGTGGACGATCACG GTTGGGAGTACGGCATCACCATCCCACCAGATCGCCGGCCCAAGTCGTGGGTCCCCGCCGAGAAGATGTACCACACCAACCGGCGACGCCGGTGGATGCGCATGAGAAGGCGGGACCAGCAGAAGATGGATGCGCTCAGAAAG CAGCGCCCGGACGAGGCGATGTGGGAGGGCTGGGAGTACACCTCGCTATTCGGCTGGAGGTTCCACCTAAAGCCGAGGAAGACGGACAGCTTCCGCAGGCGCAGGTGGAGATGCCGCATGGAGCCCCTGGAAAAGACGGGCCCGGCGGCCATCTTTGCTCTGGAGTGTTCCCTG AGCAGCATCGAAGACAAACACGACGACAAGTCCGTCACCACCACCTTTGGAGTCAACAGACCCACCATTTCCTGCTTCTTTGACC GGGGCACCCGCTACCACTTGCGCTGCTACTTGTATCAAGCCAGGGACCTGATGGCCATGGACAAGGACAGCTTTTCTG ACCCCTACGCCATCGTGTCTTTCCTCCATCAGTCCCAGAAGACGGTAACTGTGCGAAACACCCTCAATCCCACCTGGGATCAGACGCTCATCTTCTACGACGTGGAGATTTTCGGGGACCCCGAAGCCACCGTGGCCAGCCCCCCGCATGTGGTGGTGGAACTTTACGACCAGGACACATAC GGAGCAGACGAGTTCATGGGTCGCTGCGTTTGCTCGCCCTCGCTGAGCCGCTCGCCCAGCCTGGCCTGGTTCCCCATCCGCCGCGCCGACAAAGACGCCGGTGAACTGCTGGCAGCTTTTGAGCTCATACGCCGGGAGAAG CCAGCAGTTCATCACGTCCCGGGGCTCGAG GCTGACATTGGGGCTTCTAGCCATGTTCTAGATGAG TTGATGTTCCCGGGATTCCTCTGTGACAGCGCGCAGATATGG CCGGAAGAATCGGACCTTCCATGCCTACCCCCTCAGAGGGAGCCCAATGTCTTCGTGGTGCCTCAGGGGATCAAACCTGTTCTGCAGAGAACCGCCATCG AGGTGTTAGCATGGGGTGTCCGTAACCTGAAGAGCTTCCAGTTGGCCAGCGTTACCTCTCCCAGCCTGCAGGTGGAGTGCGGCGGCACCACCGTCCAAAGCTGCGTCATCCGCAGCGTGAAGAAGAAGGCCAACTTTGACGTCAACACCCTCTTTCTCGACGTG AGGCTCCCCCTAGAGGAGCTCTACATGCCCCCCATCGTCATCAAGGTCATCGACAACCGTCAGTTTGGCAGGAAGCCCGTGGTGGGACAGTGCACCATCCGCTCCTTGGAGGAGTACCGCTGCTCTCccggggaggaggacgaggaggcggGGCAGACGGACCAGTCGGAGGCGGACGAAAGCCAAG GTCTGATGCCCCGCTTGGTCAGCGGCGACGTCTTCATCACCGTGGATGACGAGGAGCCGCTCATCCCTCATCAG GAAGAAGAGTTGATGGACTGGTGGAGCAAGTTTTATGCCTCCACAGGAGAGACAAACAAGTGCGGAACGTATCTGGAGCAAGGCTCGGACACCTTGCAG GTTTACGACAGAGAGTTGGAGAAGGTCGAGGCCTTCGGGGGTCTGTCGGATTTCTGTCAAACCTTCAAGCTACGCCGAGGGAAGACGCAGGGGGAAGGTGAGGATCCTTCGGTGGTGGGCCAATTCAAG GGTATGTTTAAGATCTACGCCTTGCCGGATGACCCTATGGCACCACCGCCTCCACGAAAGTTCAGGAAGCTTCCTCCCAACGGCGTGGAGGAGTGTTTGGTCCGAGTATACGTCATCCAGGCTCGAGGACTTCAACCGAAAGATGCCAACGGCAAG TGTGACCCCTACGTGAAGATCACACTCGGAAAGAAGACCGTCAATGATCATGAAAATTACATCCCTTGCACTTTGGAGCCTGTTTTTGGAAA GATGTTCGAGCTGAGCTGCTCGCTCCCCCAGGAGAAGGACCTCCACGTGACGCTGTACGACCACGACAGGCTGACCAAAGACGAGAAGATCGGCGAGACGGTCATCGACTTGGAGAACCGCTTCCTGTCTAAATACGGAGCCGGCTGCGGTCTGCCGCAGTCGTACTGCCT CTCGGGTGTGAACCGATGGCGGGACCAGCTCACCCCCAGACAGCTGCTATCCGGACTGTGCGAGCGGCGGAACCTACGGAAGCCCATCTACCACAGGGACACGGTTCTTTTCAGAGGGGTGCAGTACACCAAAGCTGATCTCG CGGACGGACTCAAGTGCCAACGGCATCTGGGCCCCATCGAGGAGCGTCTCTCGCTGCACATTCTGAGGCAAATGGGTCTGGTGCCGGAACACGTCGAGACCCGGGCGCTGTACAACCCCCTGCAACCCGACATCGAGCAG GGACGTTTGATGATATGGGTGGACCTGTTCCCCAAGTCTCTGGGACCTCCTGGACCTCCTTTCAACATCACACCACGCAAGGCCAAGAA GTTCTTGCTACGCTGCATCATCTGGAACACCAGCGATGTCATCCTCGACGACGTCAGCATCAGCGGGGAGAAGATGAGCGACATCTACGTGAAGGG CTGGCTGGACGGCCACGAGCACAACAAACAAAAGACGGACGTCCACTACCGCTCGCTGGACGGGGAAGCCAACTTCAACTACCGATTCGTCTTTCCTTTCCTCTACTTACCCGCCGAGCAGCTGTGCGTGGTGGACAAAAAG GAACATTTCTGGAATCTGGACAAAAGTGAAAGTAAACTTGCTCCCAGATTGACCATTCAAGTGTGGGACAATGACAAGTTCTCCTTCGACGACTACCTTG GTCACTTAGTGATGGACCTGAACCGCATGATACGTCCCGCCAAGTCGCCGGAGAAGTGCGACCTGCATCTGCTGGAGCAGCCGGCCGATCCGCGGGTGTCTCTCTTTGAGCAGAAAACCGTCAAGGGTTGGTGGCCCTGCGTCCGTGAACAGGATGGACAAAAACTCCTTGCT GGCAAGGTGGAGATGTCTCTGGAGATCGTGACagagcaagaagaagaagagagacCGGCCGGGCTCGGCCGAGACGAGCCCAACGTCAACCCCCACCTGGAGGAACCTCG GCGTCCCGAGACCTCCTTCCTGTGGTTCTCGTCCCCCTACAAGACGATGCGCTTCATCCTGTGGAGACGATACAAGTGGTTCATTATCTGCttcctcatcttcttcctcatcttcctcttcgTTTGCGTCTTCCTCTACTCCTTCCCG AACTACGCCGCCATGCGGATGGTGGGCCCGTTTGGACCGGCCCGGGTAGCCGAGTGA